The Microaerobacter geothermalis genome contains the following window.
TCCTTTTCTTCCAAGCATTCGAGATGAAGTTCAATGGCTTCTTTGGCATTTTTCAAACACTCTTCAAATGTATCGCCCTGTGTTACACATCCGGGCAAGCCTACAACTTCCACCGTATAACCACCATCTTCAGAATCAGGTATAAGGACAACATGAAATTTCCTCATGAGCCATCCCTCCTTAATAGGAGTATACCCGATACGGTGAATATTTTGAACCATGACAATCCCTCCTTTTATGAAAAAAGCCGAAAGACCCATGATTGGGTAACTCTCGGCTTTTTAAACGTATCTTGATTTACTTTACTCTGCATTCCAATGTTCCGGAATTTTCCCTTCCCTTTCTATCTCCAATAGATCCTTAACATAATATCCACCGTGCAGTTTGTGCTTTTCTTGCAACAGTTCAACTGCAATCCCTATGGATGCCCGGTGGTATTCTTCGCCACATTTTG
Protein-coding sequences here:
- a CDS encoding type II toxin-antitoxin system HicB family antitoxin; the encoded protein is MVQNIHRIGYTPIKEGWLMRKFHVVLIPDSEDGGYTVEVVGLPGCVTQGDTFEECLKNAKEAIELHLECLEEKDIAINPIFATVEVG